The Faecalibaculum rodentium genome segment GGCCCGGGTCGACGAACTTCGCCAGGAATACCCGGACAAGACCTTCACCGTGCCCCCCATGCGCTGCTGCACCGACAATGCGGCGATGATTGCCGTGGCAGGAGAAATTGCGGCAGAACAGGGGCGTGTGGCCGATGCCCGGCTCACGGCGGATCCCGGGTGGGAAATCTGCTGAGGAAAGACCCGGCAAGGGTATTCAAAGGCCGGTGGCTCACGGTATCATGAACAGTACGAGACCAGGAGGACAGGGTATGGATGAATGCAGGCAGACTGCGGCGCCTCTGGACGCATCGCAGATACAGGCGGTCATTTTCGATATGGACGGCCTGATGTTCGACACCGAATCAATGTTTCTCAAAGTGCTGCCGGAAATCGGCATTGCCAATGGATTTGACCTGCCGCCGGCTGCGGCCCGAGCCATGATGGGCTGCGACAGCCGGAAAGCGGTGGAGCTGGAGGACCGGTATCCGGGGCTGGATCAGTGCCTGAACGGGGAGTATACGCCCAACCGGCTGAAGTATTTTTTCGAAATGTTCCCCGCACCGGGATCGGCGGACAAGCCGGGATTAGGGGAACTGACGGCATGGCTGGAAGAAGCGAAGATCCCCTATGCGGTGGCCAGCAGCAGCACGCGCAATGACATCATGGCCTTTCTCGGCCATGCGTCCAGGACCCTGCACCCTGCGGCGGTGCTGTCGGGCAAGGAAGGCTTCAAATCCAAGCCGGACCCGGACATCTTCCTGGCGGCGGCCATGGAACTGGGCTGCGATCCTGCCCATGCCCTGGTGCTGGAAGATTCCGCCCATGGCGTGAAAGCCGCAAAGGACGGGGGCTTTCCCTGCATCTGGATCCCGGATGTGGTCCAGCCCGATGAAGAAATGAAGCAGAACATTCAGATGGAGCTGCCGGACCTGGCAGCGGTGAAGGACTGGCTGAAAGCAGCCCGTGACAACAGACAGGAAAAGGAAGGTAAGTAATGGCAGACAAAATCGTCGTGCTGGATTTCGGATCCCAGTACAATCAGCTGATCGCAAGACGGATTCGCGAATTCGGCGTTTACTCCGAACTGCATTCCAATGAAATGACACTGAAGGAAATCCAGGCCCTGGGGGATGTCAAAGGCATCGTGTTCTCCGGCGGCCCCAACAGCATTTACGAAGAAGACGCCCCGAAGTGCGATCCGGCGATCCTGGAAAGCGGAATCCCCATCCTGGGGATCTGCTACGGCATGCAGCTGATGCAGTATGTGCTGGGCGGCAAGGTGGAAAAAGCCGATTCCCGGGAATACGGCCGGACCGAAATCGATGTGGTGCACCCCACACAGCTGTTCGAGGGGCTCCCGGAACACCAGACTGTCTGGATGTCCCATGGCATCAAGGTCACGGACCTGGCGCCGGGCTTCGAACAGGTGGCCAAAAGCGACAACTGCCCCTATGCAGCGGCAGCCGATGTAAAAAAAGGCATGTACTGCCTGCAGTTCCACCCGGAAGTCCGTCACTCTGAATACGGAAACGACATCCTGAAGAACTTCGTCTTCAAAATCTGCCAGGCCGAAGCGAACTGGTCCATGAAGAACTTCATTGAAGTGGAGAAGGAAAAGATCCGGGAACAGGTGGGCGACGACAAAGTCCTTCTGGGTCTCTCCGGCGGTGTGGATTCCAGTGTCGTGGCGGCGCTGCTGCACGAAGCCATCGGGGATCAGCTCATCTGCATGTTCATTGACCACGGTCTGCTGCGCAAGGGCGAAGGGGAGTCCGTCATGGAAACCTTCGGGAAGAACATGAATGTGAACCTGGTGAAGATCGATGCAAAGGACCGCTTCCTGAAAAAGCTGGAAGGCGTCAGCGATCCGGAGAAGAAGCGCAAGATCCTCGGCAACGAATTTGTCTACACTTTCGACGAGGAAGTCAAGAAGCTGACGGAAGGGGAAGACATCAAGTGGCTGGCACAGGGAACCCTGTATACGGATGTGATCGAATCCGGCACCAAGACGGCGCAGACCATCAAGTCCCACCACAACGTCGGCGGTCTGCCCAAGGACATGCAGTTCAAGCTGATCGAGCCGCTGAACACGCTGTTCAAGGACGAAGTCCGTGCCCTGGGCACGGAACTTGGGCTGCCGGAGGAAATGGTATGGCGTCAGCCGTTCCCCGGACCGGGTCTGGGCATCCGGATCCTGGGCGATGTGACGGAAGACAAGATCAGAATCGTGCAGGACTCCGATGCGATCCTGCGGGAAGAAATCGCGAAGGCCGGCCTGGACCGGGACATCTGGCAGTACTTCACCGCGCTGACCAACATGCGCAGCGTGGGTGTCATGGGAGATGAGCGGACGTACGACTATGCCGTGGCCATCCGTGCAGTAACGTCCATTGACGGCATGACCGCCGACTGGGCCCGGATTCCCTGGGATGTGCTGGACAAAGTGGCCAACCGGATCGTTAATGAAGTGCCCCACGTGAACCGCGTGCTGTACGACATCACCTCCAAGCCTCCCGGAACCATCGAATTCGAATAGAAGCAGCCAAAAAGCCGGGCGGTTCCCGAGAACCGTCCGGCTTTTTGCGCTGCCTGTGGTGGAGCTGGTCACATGGAGGATCCGGTACTGTGAGAGCTGTGAACCGGACATCAGGCAGGAGGAAGTGTGCTGTTAAAATGGAGTCAGCAACACACGGGAAGGAGAATGACCTGAGATGAAAGGTGATATTCCACCGCGGACCATGCGGGAAATGCAGAGGTTTGCACGGGAAAGTGGAGTCTTCGGGGAAAAGAAATGGAGGCATTTCAGGAATGCGGGAAGCGGACTGGTTCTTTTCTTCGCTGACTGTTCTTCAGTCAGCGGATTTCGAAATGGCAGAGGATGACGATATTTACCGAATAGGTGTAATGGCTCAGTTCAGTGTGACTTTTGAGCTGGCATGGAAAGCGCTGCGTGCAGTCCTCCAGCTGTATGGCGTTGATGCAGATACTGAATCTTGCCGCAAGATGCTGGGGCTGAGGATTCCCGGCGAATCTGCAGCCGTTTTTTCATGCAGAAAAGGCCTCCGCAGCAGGCAGAGGCCGGCAGGAAACTGGAGTCAGCCTTGGACGTCCGTCACAGACTCGATCTCCGCATCCACGACGTTTTTCTTGCGCGGATCGATCCGCTGCTCCGGCAGCCGCCGGTAGACCCTGGTCAGATACCGCAGGTGCCGCATTGTGTCTTCATTCAGCTGCCCCGGCGTCAGGCGCCACTGCCAGCTGCCAAGCTCACCGGGCTTGTTCATCCGGCTCTCGCTGCCCAGACCCAGCAGGTCCTGTACCATGACGATCGTCGTATCCGACGGAGAAGCCAGAAGCGTCGACAGCATCTTCCAGTTCAGCTTCGAGTCATCCCAGGAATCCAGATATTCCCGGACATACTCCTTGTCCTCCCGCGAGAGACCATTGAACCAGCCGTAAATCGTGTCATTGTCATGCGTTCCCGCGTAACCCACACTGTTGACAGGATAGGAAAACGGCAGATACTCCTGGCCTTCGGTTGTATTCGTAAACAGACCGAATTCCAGCACCTTCATCCCCGGATATCCGACTTCCTCCAGCATCTTCTCCACCGAAGGTGTCAGGATCCCCAGATCCTCCGCAATGATGTTCTGCTGGCCGATGGCTTTCTTCATCTCCCGGAACAGATCCGCACCCGGACCCTTGCGCCACGTTCCATGCAGGGCATTCGGTGCATCCGTCTCCACCGTATAGAACGAATCGAAGCCCCGGAAATGGTCGATCCGCAGAATGTCATACAGATTTGCCATCCGCTGGATCCGCCGGATCCACCAGTGATAGCCGGTCTTTTTGTGGTACGCCCAGTCATAGACCGGGTTGCCCCACAGCTGGCCCTCGGCGCTGAAGGCATCAGGCGGGACCGCCGCCACCACCGTGGGATTGGACTGTTCGTCCATCAGAAACAGCTCCGGGTGACTCCAGGCATCCACAGAATCCATCGCCACATAAATCGGGATATCGCCCAGGATTTCCACATGATGGTCATTGGCGTACTGCTTCATGGCATTCCACTGCCGGAAAAACAGGAACTGGATCGCCTTGCACATATCCACTTCATTCCGGAAGCGTTCTGTCCATTCCGCGGTTTTCTTCCGGTCATAGACCTTGTACTCCTGAGGCCAGTCCCGCCACGCACTGCCGCCGTGCGCCTGCTTGATCGCCATGAACAGCGCATAGTCATCCAGCCAGTCGCGGTTGGCCATCAGAAACCGCTGATAGTCCGCAGGCGGGTTCTGCAGCAGGCGCCATGCTGCGGTCTTCAGAATGTTCATCCGTTTGCTTGCCAGAATCGGGAAATCCACCCGGTCGGGATAGGTATACCACTGCTCATGCTGGAATTCATGCCACTGCAGCAGGCCGTCAAACGCCAGCTGATCCAGATCGATCAGATAGGGGTTTCCCGCGAAGGTCGAATTCGAGGCATAGGGAGAATCCCCGTAGCCTGTGGGATTGATCGGCAGGATCTGCCAGATGCTCTGTCCATTCCGTTCCAGCAGATCGATGAAGTCCCGCGCCGGCTGACCCATGGACCCGATGCCATAGGGACCCGGCAGAGACGTTATGTGAAGCATTACGCCGCTTTTTCTCATGTCCGTCACTCATTTCTATTCTCTATGAAAGTATTGTAAGTTTCCCGCGGCGATTGAACAGCCTCAATGAACCAGGAATTGCAAAACGGACTACAGTGTCACAGACCGCCCCTGGAATCCGCAGATGCCGATGATGGGGGAAAGGGGCGAAAAGGAGAAGAAGGGAGACTTCGATGTCCGGGATTCCATTCGGTTTTCGGGGCAGAATCATCCATCCTGTCTGTCTGTGACAAGCCACCCGCCTTGCAGGATGACCGTTTCCCGCTATAATGGATATCACAGCAAGACAGATCCCCTGCGTCGCCGGATGCAGGACAAGGACGCCCGGGTTTCCGCCGCAGGCCATTGAAGGCAGGAACCTCAGGCGTCCTTTTTTCGGCCTGTGCCAACTGAACGCAATGGAAAGGAGACTTTCATGACACACTCTGCACGCATTCACGATCCCGCCCTGAGAAACGAATTCATCCGCTACACCTCCCTGAGCATCATCGGGATCCTGGGCGTTTCCTGCTATATACTCGCCGACACCTGGTTCATTGCCGCAGGCCTGGGCACCACCGGTCTTGCGGCCCTGAACCTGGCCATTCCCGTCTACAGCTTCCTGTGTGGCATCGGGATGATGCTCGGCATGGGCGGCTCCACCCAGTACACCCTGGCAGGAGCCAGGGACCAGACAGGAAAGAAAGACCGGATCTGGACAGACACCGTGATCCTGGGACTGGTCCTGTCCATTCCCTTTGTGCTTTTCGGAGCCTTCGGTCCCGATACCGCAGCGACGTGGCTCGGTGCCGATGCCCAGACCCTGGCAGACACCGCCATATACCTTCGCTGGCTCATGCTGTTTGCACCGGCCTTTCTGCTCAACTACATCCTTCAGGCTTTCATGCGCAACGACGGAAGCCCCCACCTCGCCACCTGGGCCCAGCTGGCCGGCAGCTTCCTGAACATCGTCCTGGACTGGTTTTTCATTTTTCCCTGCCACATGGGCATGTTCGGGGCCATTCTGGCCACAGTGCTTTCACCCGTTACCGGGATCCTGGTCATGCTCCCGCACTTTTGGTCAAAGAGAAACACCCTGCACTTCACAAAAGGCCTGCCAGACAGTCATGTCATGAGACAGGACATTTCCCTGGGCTTTCCTTCCTTCGTGACCCAGGTCTCTGCCGGCATTGTGATGATTGTCCTCAACACCATTTTCCTGAAACTGGCCGGTAATACCGGCGTGGCGGCCTATGGTGTGATTGCCAACGTCACGTGTGTCACCACCGCGGTCTTCAACGGCATTGCCCAGGGAATGCAGCCTTTGACCAGCGCCGCCTGTGCTGCTCATGATCCCGCCCGCCAGCGGCTGTGCCTGCGCTATGCCCTGGTGACGGCGATGATATTTGCGGCAGCCGTCTGCCTGGTCACCTGGGTCTGGCCCGGTCCCATTGCGGCGGTGTTCAACAGCGAACAGGACCCCATGCTCCAGGCCATTGCCGTTCAGGGACTGGAACTGTATTTTCTCTCCACGCCCTTTGCCGGCATCTGCATCATTCTCTCCACCTGGTTTGCCTCGGTCCACGCCCCGAAACCCGGCCAGGTGATGTCCATCGCCCGTGGATTTGTGCTGGTGATTCCCCTGGCCTATGGCATGGCTGCCCTGTTTTCCACCGCCGGCGCCTGGCTGTCCGTGCCTGTAGCTGAAGCACTTACCGCATTGCTGGGCTGGGTGCTGTACAGAAGATATCTTCGGTCAGCAGAAAGCGGGAATACCGGGATCTCCTGGCAGATGCCACAGAAAAACGGAAATCACTCCAGTGTGATTTGAAAACCGGAGAAACAGAAAGCCGCAAACCTGGTGAGGGGATGCGGCTTGATGATTCCGAATCAGTTTTTCATGCTGTTCTGCATTTCCTGCCAGTACTGTTCAAACAGCTGTTCAGAACTGGTAGCCTGCAGATATTCATTGGTGCGGTCCTGTTTGTCAAGCCAGGAATAAAGCTGATGAGCTCTGTTTCTTCCTTCTGTCCTGCCTTTCCTGATGCCCGCTGCTTCGCCCTTTCTGATGCCTGCTGCTTCGCCCTTTCTGATGCCTGCTGCTTCGCCGTGCTGGAATCCAGCCCGCAGAGCTGCATCCGCCTGTGCCTTGCTCAGACACGTATATGCCAGTTCCATGGTATATTCCTCCTTCGATTCAATCATCTTCAACAGTTCTTCGTCATCAATCTCCATGCCGCTCAGATATGCCAGTCCTTTGACTGTCCACACCGGATGATGGATTTCTCCTGTATTCACAGTATACTGCCTGCCCTCCCGTTTTGCCTTGAGCAGTCCGGCGAAATATCTCAGATCTGTGGTCATGTTCTCGATGACTTGATCAGGCAATCCCCCCAGATCCACCACCTGGATCCGGAAATCCTGGATGAATGATCCCTGTGTTGTGCCCGGGATCTTCAGCTTCTCCTTCAAAGAGACAGGAACCGTCCATGGCTTGTCACCGTAATACAGCACACCGCCAATGATGGGCACCGGCTTTTTCCCATCCCTTGCCCGGGTCAGATACTGATTGGCAATATGAGCCATGAGTCGTTCCACCATGATCGGATCTGGTATGGTCTGATTCTCCGTGCAGGTGATGGCCAGTTCCTCTTCTGTTGCCGGATCCACCACCAGCATTGCAGAGTCCTGTTCCAGAAAGGACAGGGTGCTGCCCATATCCCGGGGAATATGCACAGGATAATGCCGGAAGGAAGCAGGATGGATGTCCCACTTGCACCCTGTGATCAGCTCCATGGCTTCTTTGTGTTCTGCAGGATTCTCCACCAGATGCCGTTCCAGGATGTCTTTCTCTTTCCCCAAAACTTACCTCCTTGTCTATGCAGGCATTCTGATGGGTGCGTCAGGATGTCCATACTGGTTATATTCGCCAGATTCCCGAAATTTTGCGAAAATTCATCTGAAAAGATCGCTTTCAGTCATAAGTACGTAAGTTTTTCAGAAAGTTTCAAAATCTGAGATTTTTCAAAGGTCCAGCCAGTTATCCGGCACTCTGGATTCATCGGAACTTCCTTTCAAATCGGAACAGTTCAGACAGCCAGTCCATCTGTCCTTTCCTCCCTCTATCAGCCCGGAAGAAGCTTCCGGATCCGACTGTCACAGGAAAGGGGGTCAAAAGCCATGGCCGGTATCAGCGGGGAAGCGGGTTATCCCGGAACTCAGGAATCCGCTTATTTTTCCATGCCGGACATCAGTTATACACCTGGCGTTGCATCCCGCGCCTTTCTGTGCCTGCAGCGACCTATAATCCTGACAGCAGAGAGAGAATTCCCGAAACCCCTGCCAGGAGGCAGATTCATCATGAAACGAGTATATATATATTTCGCAGCCGGCCTCATGGCCCTGGCCCTGAGTGCCTGCTCCACACCGGTACCCGCACCCAGTGACAACGGCAATGCCGCAACGACAGACAAAACCACAGAAACCGCAAAACCGGCCACGGCTGCCGACTACGGACAGATCCTGGCAGATGCCTTCCGCGACAAAGACTACCAGATCACTGACAGAGACACCGATGCCGACGACTACGGATTCGATGCAGCCAACGACCTTGGACGACTGGAAATCAGCGTGGAAACCGGCGAGGCACAGGCAGACTACAACGAAGCCACGGCATCCTTCACCGGCGAGAATTTCTTCGAGGAACAGACCTGGAACAATGATCAGGGATATCAGATGACCAGCTATCTCAATGAAATGAACTCGATCTACAACATCGCGGCCATGGACACGAACAACAATGTATTCTATGAAATTGAAGACATTGCAGAAGCCGACAAAGACCAGGTGGTTTCTGTCATGAATTCCATCGGATTCTAGTACCCGCTTTCGGTAAACGAACAAATCCTCTGACAGTTTTTGATACTGCCAGGGGATTTTGAAATGCCGATGATGGCATAGTCGGTCAGTTGGGCAGATCTTTGAGAAAGCAGCGTCAGTTGAAGTGTAACTGTACAAGTGAATGTTAACTGGAATACGTTGAAGTTTGGATTGTATGGGAGCGTTCATTTTGGTTTACTTCAGGATAAACAGGGAACCAGGCAAATCCAGTTTCTTTGTTTCCTTCAAATGGCGAGAATTCCCCTGGGTATTAACTTTTCAGCATCCACTTCAACTGGAACATTAACTAAACCAGTTGAATTAAACTCCCGCGAGTTTATTTAACTGCACAAGTCTTCCTGAATTGATCCGCCGGCCTGACGCTTTTCCGGCAGCAGGCAGCAATGTCCGGATACAGTGGCTTCAGCCGAATCAGACAATAGTAAAAGGATACCCGCCTGCCATAAATCAGGTATCCTTTTTCAGTTTCAATATATATCTTCAGGGACTTTCACAATGAAAGAGTTCCGAACAGGCTTCAGCAGATGGAGAAGCTGTCCGGCAAAATACAGCGGATAGTTCACCAGCCAGTCCTGTTTTTTATACGGAAGCAGAGAAAAGCGGATACCTTCTTTCAGTTCATATTTCTCCACAAAGCTTTTCAGACTTTTCGACTGCATATTGGTTCCAGACTTCACCTCAATGGGCAGAATCTGGTTTCCTTCAGATGTGATAAAATCAACCTCGCCTTTGGAGCCTGAAGAGGACCAGTAATAAATGCCGGAAGTCTGTGCCAGAAGTTCCTGCAGGACAAACTGTTCACTCATGGCTCCTTTGAATTCTGTAAAGAAGATGCTTCCGTCCAGAATGGTTTCCGGCTGCAGTTTGGCCATGGCGCCCAGAAGACCGATATCCACAAAATACAGCTTGAAAGCCTTCCTGTCCTGATACGCTGAGAGTGGGATACCTGGCTTGTCAATCCGAAAAATCTGATGAAGGAGGCCAGTATCTGTCAGCCATTTGATGGGGACTTCATAGTCTTTGGATCGGGCACCTTTTTTCATATCTTTATAAACAAATTTTCTGTTTTCTTTGGCAAGCTGCTGCACAACAGAGTCCCAGACCTGATACACTTTTGGAATTTCAGAATCCGGAACATGTTTCGAAAAATCCTGACGATAGGACATCAGGAGATTCTCCTGTACCTGTCTGACTGCAGCAAGGTCATGTGTGTTCACAAACGTATTCACAGCCTCCGGCATTCCTCCGACATAATAGTAATATTTCAGCATATCCTGCAGACGCTGATCAAACACCTGAGCATCTTTTGTATTTCCATCCCTGAGCAGGGAAGCCAGTCCTTCCTGACTGTTGGCCATCAGGAATTCAGAAAATGACATTGGTTTTAGCTGCAGGACGTCCACTTTTCCCACAGGAAAGGACGACTGTCGGTGCAGACTGGTTCCGAGGTAAGATCCGGCTGCCATTACATGATATTCGGGCATTTTTTCCTGCATGTATTTCAGTGATGACAAGGCGGATGGGATTTCCTGAATTTCATCCAGGATCACAAGCGTGGATTCTGGCTGGATTTTCCTCCCGGCCTGGATTTCAATCAAATGAAATATCCTCTGTGGATCTGTAACGGATTCAAACATCGACTGATATTCCGGGGTTTTCTCCAGTTGCAGGTGAATGACATTCTTATAATTATGGCGGCCAAACTCGTCCATCAGCCAGGATTTTCCGCAGTGCCGGGGACCCAGAATCACCAAAGGCTTGTGACTCTGATTTTTCCACGTTTTCAGTTCCTGCATGGCAGTTCTATACATAGGAATACCCTCCTCTCTGGATAGACAATTCTATATGTGATGGTGAATCGTTTATCTAAACGACAACACTTTTACGGTCGATAAAATGTAAAATCCAACACTTTTCCGGGGGATAAAGTGTATAAATCCCACACTTTTCAAGGGGACTCCTTCAAAACCGCATATTTTGCCCTGTTTTTCTCACCTGACTGAAAGGACAAACCACCATGATTCTGCTTATTTCCGGCACCACTCACACAGGCAAAACCCTGCTTGCTCAGCAGCTCCTGGAAAAAACAGGCTGGCCCTATCTCTCCATGGATCACCTTAAAATGGGTCTGATCCGCAGCGGCATGACTGACCTCACCCCGCAGGACGACGACACACTGACAGACTTCCTCTGGCCCATTTTGCGTGAAATCATCAAGACCGCCATTGAGAACCGGCAGAACCTGATCCTGGAAGGCTGCTATGTGCCCTTTGACTGGCGCAAAGAGTTCACAGCAGACTACCTCCGTGACATCCACGATCTCTGGCTGGTCATGAGTTCCGACTACATCCGGACACATCTCAGGGACATTGAAGCCCATGGCTGTGACATAGAACATCGCCTGGAAAATCACATTGATTCCGACTCTCTGATCCAGGAAAACCGGAAAGTCCTGACAGGATGCAAAGAGAATGGCTGCACATATTATCTGATCGACCAGGCGTATCCCCTTGATCTCGCAAATCAGGTCCTGAATCAGATCAGGAAAGAAGAGAGGTGAAATCCTGTGCATTATATAACTTGATAGGCTACGAAGCTCAGTAAAGCTAAGCTGCAACCAGTTGTTTCTGGACGTCTTTAAAGTAGTCGATCATACCCTGCCGGGTCTGGTGAGCACCGCTGATTAGAGTTCTTCCCAGTGATGCAAAGATACTCTTTTTCTTCCATTTCCGACGACTCAGTTTCCACTCGAAGTCTGCTAATTCGTTCTCCAGAAACTGCAGTGCGATCCCGTGTGCAGTCCCCTGTACCTTGCTTCTGAAGTTGGAAATGATGTGATCCAGAGAGGACAGATGATCTGTATCCACTTCGAACTTTTGGGCATCCACCAGTTTGCCAGCTATATCCAGAGCCAGGTTGGACGAACTCCGGTCACAATGCACTACACAGTCACTGGGGACTTCTTCTTCCAGAAACTTCTTCAGTTCTGCCTTATTCTCGCTGTGAACGATTCTGAATTTGACAGCATCTGTGGCTTCGAATACTTCCTCATCACCATCCATGTCGTCCCAGACATAGTGTTTGATCACAGCTGCAGCCACATTGACTTTACCTTCTGCTCCCCATCCACGCTTTCCATGCTTCTTTCCGCCATAGGAAAAGACATCCAGTTCGATCGCATCGCAATCAACGGCTATGTGAGTTTCGTTGTCCTGCTTCTGAGCCTGTTTGATCTTGCGAAGCATGAGTTTTGTGGTGTGGTAGCTGACACCTGTCAGATCACTGATGTATTTGGCAGAAGTTCCCGTCTTGGAGATAACATAGGCGAACATCACGAGGATCCAGGAAAACAGAGGAGCCTTGGTGCTTTCCAGCGCTGTCCCGGCGGTGACAGATTCCTGATGACCACAGTGAGCGCACTGATAGACAGTTCTGAGAGAGCCGTTTTTTCGTACAACAGTCGTGTAGTGGGTATGACCGCACTTTGAGCACACAAAACCATCCTTCCACTTCAGATCAAAGAAGAAGCGTTCTGCGTCATGGGGGTCTGAATACTGGGTATGGATATCAGCAAAAGTCAGGTCTTTGAACAGCGATTTCTTGAACATAGGGTGCCTCTCTTCCTGATTCAAGTATCGCATTATTACTGGCGCTATTTATGTGTGATAAGCCATTAACTGAGCTTGGTAGTCTATCAAGTTATATAATCCGCGACATGAAACCCGAAGAGTATCCATTGCTTTCCGACTTTCTTTATGAAGCCATTTTCATTCCCGTAGGAATGCAGAAACCCAACCGGACTATCATCCACCAGCCGGAGCTGGCCCTGTATATCGAAGACTTCGGACAGGCCGATGATATCTGCCTGATTGCCGAGATTCAGGGAAAGGCAATCGGCGCCATCTGGTCCCGCATCATGAATGACTACGGACATGTGGGTGAGGATACTCCTTCTTTGGCCATCGCACTCTTCGAAGAATACAGAAATCAGGGCATTGGAACCGTGTTGATGAAGGCCATGCTGCAAAAGCTCAAGGAAGCCGGATACAGACAGGTTTCGCTGTCCGTCCAGAAAGCTAATTATGCGATGCACATGTATGAAAAAGCCGGGTTCAGGACAATGCGCGAGAACCCGGAGGAGTGTGTGATGGTGCGGGAGTTGTGAGGAGGGGGAGACTTCTATTTCTTTGCACCCCATCGGAAGATTGGGAAAAACGAACAGAGAAAAAGATAACGTTATTTGTTAAGGATCAAAAGATGGTGATATCACCTTTATGAAATGACCTGCCGCCATCTTTTATTTCGTAACT includes the following:
- the malQ gene encoding 4-alpha-glucanotransferase — its product is MRKSGVMLHITSLPGPYGIGSMGQPARDFIDLLERNGQSIWQILPINPTGYGDSPYASNSTFAGNPYLIDLDQLAFDGLLQWHEFQHEQWYTYPDRVDFPILASKRMNILKTAAWRLLQNPPADYQRFLMANRDWLDDYALFMAIKQAHGGSAWRDWPQEYKVYDRKKTAEWTERFRNEVDMCKAIQFLFFRQWNAMKQYANDHHVEILGDIPIYVAMDSVDAWSHPELFLMDEQSNPTVVAAVPPDAFSAEGQLWGNPVYDWAYHKKTGYHWWIRRIQRMANLYDILRIDHFRGFDSFYTVETDAPNALHGTWRKGPGADLFREMKKAIGQQNIIAEDLGILTPSVEKMLEEVGYPGMKVLEFGLFTNTTEGQEYLPFSYPVNSVGYAGTHDNDTIYGWFNGLSREDKEYVREYLDSWDDSKLNWKMLSTLLASPSDTTIVMVQDLLGLGSESRMNKPGELGSWQWRLTPGQLNEDTMRHLRYLTRVYRRLPEQRIDPRKKNVVDAEIESVTDVQG
- a CDS encoding ATP-binding protein is translated as MYRTAMQELKTWKNQSHKPLVILGPRHCGKSWLMDEFGRHNYKNVIHLQLEKTPEYQSMFESVTDPQRIFHLIEIQAGRKIQPESTLVILDEIQEIPSALSSLKYMQEKMPEYHVMAAGSYLGTSLHRQSSFPVGKVDVLQLKPMSFSEFLMANSQEGLASLLRDGNTKDAQVFDQRLQDMLKYYYYVGGMPEAVNTFVNTHDLAAVRQVQENLLMSYRQDFSKHVPDSEIPKVYQVWDSVVQQLAKENRKFVYKDMKKGARSKDYEVPIKWLTDTGLLHQIFRIDKPGIPLSAYQDRKAFKLYFVDIGLLGAMAKLQPETILDGSIFFTEFKGAMSEQFVLQELLAQTSGIYYWSSSGSKGEVDFITSEGNQILPIEVKSGTNMQSKSLKSFVEKYELKEGIRFSLLPYKKQDWLVNYPLYFAGQLLHLLKPVRNSFIVKVPEDIY
- a CDS encoding HAD family hydrolase is translated as MDECRQTAAPLDASQIQAVIFDMDGLMFDTESMFLKVLPEIGIANGFDLPPAAARAMMGCDSRKAVELEDRYPGLDQCLNGEYTPNRLKYFFEMFPAPGSADKPGLGELTAWLEEAKIPYAVASSSTRNDIMAFLGHASRTLHPAAVLSGKEGFKSKPDPDIFLAAAMELGCDPAHALVLEDSAHGVKAAKDGGFPCIWIPDVVQPDEEMKQNIQMELPDLAAVKDWLKAARDNRQEKEGK
- the guaA gene encoding glutamine-hydrolyzing GMP synthase encodes the protein MADKIVVLDFGSQYNQLIARRIREFGVYSELHSNEMTLKEIQALGDVKGIVFSGGPNSIYEEDAPKCDPAILESGIPILGICYGMQLMQYVLGGKVEKADSREYGRTEIDVVHPTQLFEGLPEHQTVWMSHGIKVTDLAPGFEQVAKSDNCPYAAAADVKKGMYCLQFHPEVRHSEYGNDILKNFVFKICQAEANWSMKNFIEVEKEKIREQVGDDKVLLGLSGGVDSSVVAALLHEAIGDQLICMFIDHGLLRKGEGESVMETFGKNMNVNLVKIDAKDRFLKKLEGVSDPEKKRKILGNEFVYTFDEEVKKLTEGEDIKWLAQGTLYTDVIESGTKTAQTIKSHHNVGGLPKDMQFKLIEPLNTLFKDEVRALGTELGLPEEMVWRQPFPGPGLGIRILGDVTEDKIRIVQDSDAILREEIAKAGLDRDIWQYFTALTNMRSVGVMGDERTYDYAVAIRAVTSIDGMTADWARIPWDVLDKVANRIVNEVPHVNRVLYDITSKPPGTIEFE
- a CDS encoding Rpn family recombination-promoting nuclease/putative transposase is translated as MGKEKDILERHLVENPAEHKEAMELITGCKWDIHPASFRHYPVHIPRDMGSTLSFLEQDSAMLVVDPATEEELAITCTENQTIPDPIMVERLMAHIANQYLTRARDGKKPVPIIGGVLYYGDKPWTVPVSLKEKLKIPGTTQGSFIQDFRIQVVDLGGLPDQVIENMTTDLRYFAGLLKAKREGRQYTVNTGEIHHPVWTVKGLAYLSGMEIDDEELLKMIESKEEYTMELAYTCLSKAQADAALRAGFQHGEAAGIRKGEAAGIRKGEAAGIRKGRTEGRNRAHQLYSWLDKQDRTNEYLQATSSEQLFEQYWQEMQNSMKN
- a CDS encoding AAA family ATPase yields the protein MILLISGTTHTGKTLLAQQLLEKTGWPYLSMDHLKMGLIRSGMTDLTPQDDDTLTDFLWPILREIIKTAIENRQNLILEGCYVPFDWRKEFTADYLRDIHDLWLVMSSDYIRTHLRDIEAHGCDIEHRLENHIDSDSLIQENRKVLTGCKENGCTYYLIDQAYPLDLANQVLNQIRKEER
- a CDS encoding MATE family efflux transporter, which translates into the protein MTHSARIHDPALRNEFIRYTSLSIIGILGVSCYILADTWFIAAGLGTTGLAALNLAIPVYSFLCGIGMMLGMGGSTQYTLAGARDQTGKKDRIWTDTVILGLVLSIPFVLFGAFGPDTAATWLGADAQTLADTAIYLRWLMLFAPAFLLNYILQAFMRNDGSPHLATWAQLAGSFLNIVLDWFFIFPCHMGMFGAILATVLSPVTGILVMLPHFWSKRNTLHFTKGLPDSHVMRQDISLGFPSFVTQVSAGIVMIVLNTIFLKLAGNTGVAAYGVIANVTCVTTAVFNGIAQGMQPLTSAACAAHDPARQRLCLRYALVTAMIFAAAVCLVTWVWPGPIAAVFNSEQDPMLQAIAVQGLELYFLSTPFAGICIILSTWFASVHAPKPGQVMSIARGFVLVIPLAYGMAALFSTAGAWLSVPVAEALTALLGWVLYRRYLRSAESGNTGISWQMPQKNGNHSSVI